GGCGCTCTCTCCCGTTCTGACAGCAGCGATTCGCACATCGATCTCCCAGTGCCGTTTTCCTGTTCTATTAAAGAATCTGGGAAAAAATCGTGGAAAACCGATTTCAACTCATTAGATTGATAGGGATCTGCATCTTGCAAGCGCGCTGATTTTGACCAGGCTGCCTATGAGGAGAAAGCCATGACTGAAGACGCCATCGTTCAGGAATACCGGGAACAGGGGTTTGTGCACATTCCCGAATTCTATTCTGCCGAACAGCTGGCCGAGATCCGTGCCGCGGTTGATCGCTACAACCGGGAAGTGGTTCCCGGAGTGCCTGAGAACGATGTGGTCCTTGAAGCGGATGGCACCGCGATACGCAACTGCTGGCGGATGCAGATCCACGATCCGTTCTTCGCGGAACTTCCGCAAGCAGCACAACTGCAACCCCTGATCGCTGCCCTGGTCAACGGCACGCCACTCTGCATGGGAGTGGAGACGTTTAACAAACCGGCGAAAGTCGGCTCGGGTGTACCGCCGCATCAGGACAATGCCTACTTCTGCCAGGAGCCGCCGGACGTGCTTACGGTCTGGGTCGCCCTGGATGAGGTGACGCCGGAAAACGGACCGGTGCAATACGTGGGTGGTTCGCATCAGGCAGGTCTGCAGATACATACGCCGTCAGGTGTCAAAGGGAATTCGTTCGGTCTGGCGGAAGACGTTGATGCCGCAACAGCAACGCCGGCACTGCTCAAAGCCGGTGATGTACTGATCCATCACTGTCAGACCATTCATTTCAGCGATCCCAATGTCAGCGATCATCCGCGGCTCGGTCTGTTGATGGTCTTTCGAGGTGAACACACACAGGATTCGCCTGAAATGAAAGCCGCTTATCAGAAGGCACGGGCCCTGATGGAGTCGCAGGCAAGCTGATCCGGCTGTATTTCCCGCTTCTGGCCTCTGGGCAGGTGTTCAAATTGTCTCCAGTGGTCGGTTCTGCGTCAAAAGAGACCGATTCGGGAAGAATTCGGGAATCTACGTTACTTTCCGGTGATTTAAAGTGACTTCCGTACCCCGTTCTGCTTGATTTTCCCTGTTTTGACGCTTAGATAAGTGGTTACCTTTCATAATTCCGTTCTGAGAGGAAGCGATTGGCCGTTTGTTGACTTCAAAAAAACAGCACCCTAAAATCGCTAACTTAGCATTGTTTAATAATTCGACTTCAAGACACAGGGAGAGAATCGAATCTACGCTCCTGAAAATTCAGGTCGTTGATTAGCATTTTTCGGTTCTTATTTCGCTCGCCAAATAAAGCAAAGGGGAATGACAACGATGAGTGACCAGGCTAACGAAAACATTGAAAGTGTTCTTCAGGAAACTCGATCATTTCCGCCGCCAGCCGAGTTCGTCGAACAGGCCAATATTTCGAGCAAAGAACAGTACGAAGAGCTCTGGAACCGGGCCAAAGACGATCCGGCCGGTTTCTGGGGCGATCTGGCTCAGGGACTGGAATGGTCTCAGCCTTATGATCAGGTCCTCGAAGGTGAGATGCCCGAGACCAAATGGTTCACGGGCGGGAAGATCAACGCTTCGGTCAACTGCATCGACCGTCACCTCGACAGCTGGCGGAAAAACAAGGCCGCTATCGTCTGGGAAGGCGAGCCGGGCGATACCCGCGTGCTGCGTTACCAGGACCTGTACCGCGAAGTCTGCAAGTTCGCGAACTGCCTGAAGAAGCTGGGCGTTGAGACCGGCGACCGCGTCACCCTGTATATGCCCATGGTTCCCGAACTGGCGATCGCCATGCTGGCCTGCTCCCGCATCGGGGCGACACACTCGATCATCTTCGGCGGTTTCAGTGCCGACGCCATCGCTGACCGCAACAATGACGCCCAGGCCAAACTGGTCATCACCGCCGATGGCGGCTGGCGTCGTGGTAAGAATATTCCGCTCAAAGAAGCCGTCGACCAGAGCCTGGAAAAATCACCCAGCGTGGAAAAGGTCGTGGTTTACCGTCGCACCGGCTGTGAAGTCGATATGGTTCCCGATCGCGACTACTGGTGGCACGATCTGATGGAAGACGTTTCCGCAGAATGCGATCCGGTGGAACTCGACAGCGAACACCCGCTGTTCATCCTTTACACTTCCGGAAGTACCGGTAAGCCCAAGGGCGTGCAGCACTCCACCGGCGGTTACCTGCTGGGAACGATGATGACCTCCAAGTGGGTTTTCGACCTCAAAGAAGACGACACCTACTGGTGTACCGCCGACATCGGCTGGATCACCGGTCACAGCTACATCGTCTACGGTCCGCTGGCCAACGGTGCGACCACCGTGATGTACGAAGGGGCTCCCAACTGGCCCGATGAAGGTCGCTTCTGGGAGATCATCGAAAAGTACCAGGTCAATATCTTCTACACGGCCCCGACCGCGATTCGTGCCTTCATCAAATGGGGCGACGAATGGCCCAACAAGTACGATCTCTCCAGCCTGCGTCTGCTGGGAACCGTGGGTGAGCCGATCAACCCCGAAGCCTGGATGTGGTATCACACCGTCATCGGACAGGAACGCTGCCCGATCGTCGATACCTGGTGGCAGACCGAAACCGGCGGCATCATGATGAGCCCGCTGCCCGGTGTCACCGCGACCAAGCCCGGCAGTTGTACGACTCCCCTGCCCGGCGTTGTGCCTGATATCGTGACTGCAGAAGGCGAAAGCCTGGGCGACAACCAGGGCGGTCTGCTCGTAATGCGTCAACCCTGGCCACACATGCTGCGAACCCTGTACGGCGACCACGAACGGTTCAAAGACGTCTACTTCAGCACCATTGAAGGTTGTTACCTGGCCGGCGACAGTGCCCGCCGCGATGAAGACGGTTACTACTGGATCATGGGTCGTATCGACGACGTGATCAACGTTTCCGGTCACCGTCTGAGCACGATGGAAGTTGAAAGCGCCCTGGTGGCACATCCCAAAGTTGCGGAAGCAGCCGTGGTTGGTTTCCCCCATGAAATCAAAGGGGAAGGCATCTGCTGTTTCGTCACCCTGACGACAGAAGATGGCAGCGATGAGTTGAAAAACGAACTCAAACAGCACGTGCGAACTCAGATCGGCGTGGTCGCGACACCGGATGAAATCCGCTTTGCCGCCGCACTGCCGAAAACCCGCAGTGGTAAAATCATGCGACGTCTGCTGCGTGACATCGCCGCTGGTCGCGAAAGCGTGGGCGATACCACGACGCTGGAAGACTTCAACGTCATCGCGAATCTGAAACAGAAAGAGGACTAAGACTCGCGGACTCAGGTCCCCGTTATCTATAATGTGCCCTGCGGCACAAAACCAATTTTGCAGGATGGTCGCTTTCGGCCATCCTGCTCTTTCTTTATATACCGGCTTTTACACTGGAAAAAGAGGCACTCTGATGGCAGATGATCAACTTTCTCAACTGTTTGAACTGGTAAAACAGGGAACGCTCTCTGTGGAACAGGCGGTCGAGCAGGCGGAGAGCCAGGGACATCATAAATCGGGAATGCTCTCTTCCGCGAACATCGACCTCGATCGCAGTTCCCGCTGCGGTTATCCCGAAGTCATCTACTGCGAAGGCAAGACGTCCACCGCGCTGGTTGAAATCTTCACGCTGCTGCTCGAATCAAAACAACGCTGCCTGGGCACACGGATTTCCGAAGAGCAGGCCGAGACCGTACTCAAGCAGTTTCCCCAGGCGATCTACAACCAGGTGGCGCGGACCATTCGCATCCCGGAAAAAGAAGCTGCTTTCGACGAAGAGTTGACCAAGGGCAAAATCACGGTGCTGACCGCAGGCACCAGTGATCGTCCCGTCGCGGAAGAGGCGATGGAAACACTGATCTGGATGGGCTACGAGCCGGACCTGATTGTGGATGTGGGCGTCGCTGGACCGCATCGCCTGATCGAACAGTTACCCCGCATTCAGAACGTTTCGGCCATCATTGTGGCTGCCGGAATGGAAGGGGCGCTCCCCTCGGTGGTCGGTGGCTGGGTCTCCTGCCCGGTGATCGCGGTGCCGACGAGCGTCG
This is a stretch of genomic DNA from Gimesia chilikensis. It encodes these proteins:
- a CDS encoding phytanoyl-CoA dioxygenase family protein; amino-acid sequence: MTEDAIVQEYREQGFVHIPEFYSAEQLAEIRAAVDRYNREVVPGVPENDVVLEADGTAIRNCWRMQIHDPFFAELPQAAQLQPLIAALVNGTPLCMGVETFNKPAKVGSGVPPHQDNAYFCQEPPDVLTVWVALDEVTPENGPVQYVGGSHQAGLQIHTPSGVKGNSFGLAEDVDAATATPALLKAGDVLIHHCQTIHFSDPNVSDHPRLGLLMVFRGEHTQDSPEMKAAYQKARALMESQAS
- the acs gene encoding acetate--CoA ligase, whose product is MSDQANENIESVLQETRSFPPPAEFVEQANISSKEQYEELWNRAKDDPAGFWGDLAQGLEWSQPYDQVLEGEMPETKWFTGGKINASVNCIDRHLDSWRKNKAAIVWEGEPGDTRVLRYQDLYREVCKFANCLKKLGVETGDRVTLYMPMVPELAIAMLACSRIGATHSIIFGGFSADAIADRNNDAQAKLVITADGGWRRGKNIPLKEAVDQSLEKSPSVEKVVVYRRTGCEVDMVPDRDYWWHDLMEDVSAECDPVELDSEHPLFILYTSGSTGKPKGVQHSTGGYLLGTMMTSKWVFDLKEDDTYWCTADIGWITGHSYIVYGPLANGATTVMYEGAPNWPDEGRFWEIIEKYQVNIFYTAPTAIRAFIKWGDEWPNKYDLSSLRLLGTVGEPINPEAWMWYHTVIGQERCPIVDTWWQTETGGIMMSPLPGVTATKPGSCTTPLPGVVPDIVTAEGESLGDNQGGLLVMRQPWPHMLRTLYGDHERFKDVYFSTIEGCYLAGDSARRDEDGYYWIMGRIDDVINVSGHRLSTMEVESALVAHPKVAEAAVVGFPHEIKGEGICCFVTLTTEDGSDELKNELKQHVRTQIGVVATPDEIRFAAALPKTRSGKIMRRLLRDIAAGRESVGDTTTLEDFNVIANLKQKED
- the larB gene encoding nickel pincer cofactor biosynthesis protein LarB gives rise to the protein MADDQLSQLFELVKQGTLSVEQAVEQAESQGHHKSGMLSSANIDLDRSSRCGYPEVIYCEGKTSTALVEIFTLLLESKQRCLGTRISEEQAETVLKQFPQAIYNQVARTIRIPEKEAAFDEELTKGKITVLTAGTSDRPVAEEAMETLIWMGYEPDLIVDVGVAGPHRLIEQLPRIQNVSAIIVAAGMEGALPSVVGGWVSCPVIAVPTSVGYGASLGGLTALLGMLNSCAANVTVVNINAGFKAGFIAGLIADQQRTSSES